In one Deltaproteobacteria bacterium genomic region, the following are encoded:
- a CDS encoding ARMT1-like domain-containing protein: protein MLMRHDYCIPCILKMSLEIIRGVTKDEKQVKKFMGEILSLESLKEGSSKVTAPEIVEEIWRKMQKIAKDDDPLKMMKAEQNQKALNIYPFLKEILLESNDPVLEAMRWAIAGNSIDAMLDAKKGMDGKILSLLSGINQKYVEELKTRLEKTKKLVYFGDNCGEIVFDKLLIETFHMMYGIEVIFVTRTKPILNDATLKDALSVGLDEVATVIENGIKEPLPGTVLAKVSSAVRTHVEQADLIISKGGGNYETLSEEESLKGKITFLFQAKCYPYCSIHSVPLGALIVYNNYCK from the coding sequence ATGCTGATGAGACATGATTATTGTATCCCCTGTATCCTCAAGATGTCCCTCGAGATTATCAGGGGGGTCACAAAAGATGAGAAACAGGTAAAGAAGTTTATGGGCGAAATCTTATCGCTGGAGTCTTTAAAAGAAGGGAGCAGCAAGGTCACAGCGCCTGAGATTGTAGAGGAAATCTGGCGTAAGATGCAGAAAATCGCTAAAGACGATGATCCTCTGAAGATGATGAAGGCTGAACAGAATCAGAAAGCCCTCAACATATATCCCTTTTTAAAGGAGATTTTATTGGAGAGCAATGACCCTGTTCTTGAAGCGATGAGGTGGGCCATTGCTGGTAATTCTATAGATGCCATGTTAGATGCCAAGAAAGGCATGGATGGAAAAATCCTCAGTCTTCTGTCAGGCATCAACCAGAAATACGTGGAGGAACTTAAGACAAGACTTGAAAAAACCAAAAAACTCGTATATTTCGGTGACAACTGTGGAGAGATTGTCTTTGACAAGCTCCTGATTGAAACCTTCCACATGATGTATGGTATTGAGGTGATATTTGTTACGAGAACCAAGCCCATCCTCAACGACGCAACACTAAAAGATGCCCTGTCAGTTGGCTTGGATGAAGTAGCTACAGTAATAGAGAATGGTATCAAAGAACCACTGCCAGGAACGGTTTTGGCGAAAGTATCTTCTGCAGTGAGAACCCACGTTGAGCAGGCAGACCTGATAATTTCAAAGGGGGGCGGAAACTACGAAACGCTATCCGAGGAAGAGAGTCTGAAGGGTAAGATTACTTTCCTTTTCCAGGCGAAATGTTACCCTTACTGTAGTATCCACAGTGTGCCCTTGGGTGCCCTGATTGTATATAATAATTATTGTAAGTGA
- a CDS encoding lactate utilization protein encodes MIEIEKIRVRKTIPKVLAALKKKGFDPYFFETADEARRFIAERIEPQETVGIGGSVTLRDELGIVETLRKRGNYVCDHWDASEDPALRLELKRKQGTMDVFLSSVNALTTDGVLVNLDGGGNRVAGMCSGPRKVIIAAGTNKIVDSLDLAIHRTRQQAAVVNALRLKRKTPCTETGVCSDCDSPERICAALLILLKKPTDIDLFTVVLINEEMGY; translated from the coding sequence ATGATAGAAATTGAAAAAATTCGGGTTCGCAAGACAATACCAAAGGTCTTGGCCGCGTTGAAAAAAAAAGGTTTTGATCCTTATTTCTTTGAGACGGCCGATGAAGCCAGGCGTTTCATTGCCGAACGGATCGAACCGCAGGAAACAGTCGGCATCGGCGGTTCCGTAACCTTGCGGGATGAGCTGGGAATCGTGGAGACGTTACGCAAAAGAGGCAATTATGTCTGCGATCACTGGGATGCCTCGGAAGATCCTGCGCTTAGATTGGAACTGAAAAGGAAGCAAGGGACCATGGATGTTTTCCTCAGCAGCGTCAACGCCTTGACCACCGATGGTGTGCTGGTGAATCTGGATGGAGGAGGAAACAGAGTCGCCGGTATGTGTTCCGGCCCCAGAAAGGTAATTATCGCCGCCGGTACCAACAAGATTGTGGATTCCCTGGACCTGGCCATCCATCGGACGCGGCAGCAGGCGGCTGTGGTCAATGCCCTGCGCTTGAAACGCAAGACACCCTGTACGGAGACAGGGGTTTGCAGTGATTGCGATTCGCCGGAAAGAATTTGCGCCGCCCTGTTGATTCTCCTGAAAAAACCGACCGATATTGATCTATTTACGGTTGTTCTGATCAATGAAGAGATGGGATATTAG
- a CDS encoding cation diffusion facilitator family transporter, with amino-acid sequence MERNKRFGMADRIIAIGFWINAGLMVMKLLAGHYGNSEAVFADGMESACDFVAILSTLIALKIGRKPFDDQHPFGHGKAESISAILVSLIIFFTGGGILYTAARTIILKDYVEPQLIAIIAAVATIVIKEALCRYTQVVSQQLQSPAVEAIAKDHRKDALTSIATLIGVSAAYFGAALMDPLAAGLSAILIFHIGWETFRNAAHDLMDGQPPKELIACVTAIAAGVAGVEHVHEIRGRRSGQYLIIDLKLDMNPDMTVKQSHDIITEVQRLIFEQSPNVGDVMIHINPHDEEHQDLIRL; translated from the coding sequence ATGGAAAGAAATAAACGCTTCGGGATGGCCGACCGGATTATCGCTATCGGCTTTTGGATAAACGCCGGCCTGATGGTCATGAAGCTGCTGGCAGGTCATTACGGCAATTCGGAAGCGGTATTTGCCGACGGGATGGAGAGTGCCTGCGACTTTGTGGCGATCCTTTCCACCCTTATCGCCCTCAAGATAGGGCGGAAACCCTTTGATGATCAGCATCCCTTTGGTCATGGCAAGGCAGAGAGCATCAGCGCCATCCTGGTCTCGCTGATCATCTTCTTCACGGGCGGCGGCATACTTTACACGGCGGCCAGGACCATCATCCTTAAAGACTATGTAGAGCCGCAATTAATCGCCATCATTGCTGCTGTGGCCACCATTGTGATCAAAGAGGCTCTCTGCCGCTACACCCAGGTTGTATCGCAGCAACTGCAGAGCCCGGCGGTGGAGGCCATTGCCAAGGATCACCGCAAAGATGCCCTTACCTCTATCGCCACACTTATTGGCGTGAGCGCAGCATACTTCGGCGCGGCGCTGATGGATCCTCTGGCGGCGGGACTGAGCGCTATCCTGATCTTTCACATCGGCTGGGAAACTTTCCGCAACGCCGCCCATGATCTTATGGACGGTCAGCCGCCGAAAGAGCTGATTGCCTGCGTCACCGCCATAGCGGCAGGAGTGGCCGGTGTTGAGCATGTGCACGAGATTCGCGGGAGACGATCCGGACAGTACCTGATCATTGATCTGAAGTTGGACATGAATCCCGATATGACGGTGAAGCAGTCCCACGACATTATTACGGAAGTCCAGCGTCTCATATTCGAACAATCCCCCAATGTGGGGGACGTCATGATCCACATCAATCCTCATGACGAGGAACATCAAGACCTCATCCGGCTATGA
- a CDS encoding iron transporter, with the protein MDQELTTATLIKTGVMIGVKKGWRGFLWMIKIVLPVSLVTTLLDWSGWLHQADFLIAPVMKFLSLPAAAALPLLIGMAANIYGGIAAMVVLPLNEGQMTLIGIFLLMAHNLIQEGIVQGKSGINPWKATLFRIIMATVTVMIVAHWLVPGTIADAPAAATLTVRPAFDALLWKWLGLTFFLCLKIFFIIMCLMTLLEVMKFLDWIGSIVKFFAPLLKFMGLGEKVGLLWVTAIIFGLAYGGAVIVEEARAGHVSPEDLEMLHLSIGINHSMVEDPPLFISLGLNACWLYIPRLVVAVITLHLIRLWRTGFTRPGN; encoded by the coding sequence ATGGACCAGGAACTTACCACGGCAACGTTGATCAAGACCGGCGTGATGATCGGCGTCAAAAAAGGGTGGCGCGGCTTCTTATGGATGATAAAGATCGTCCTGCCCGTTTCCCTGGTAACGACCCTTTTGGACTGGAGCGGCTGGCTACACCAGGCCGATTTTCTCATCGCCCCGGTAATGAAGTTTCTCAGCCTCCCCGCGGCGGCGGCCCTGCCCCTGCTTATCGGTATGGCGGCCAACATCTACGGGGGGATTGCCGCTATGGTCGTTCTGCCTTTGAATGAAGGCCAGATGACATTAATCGGTATTTTCCTGCTTATGGCTCACAATCTTATTCAGGAGGGAATTGTTCAGGGAAAATCGGGAATCAACCCCTGGAAAGCGACGCTCTTCAGGATCATCATGGCCACGGTGACGGTGATGATCGTGGCGCATTGGCTTGTTCCCGGAACCATTGCCGACGCTCCAGCGGCAGCGACACTTACTGTCCGCCCCGCCTTTGACGCCCTGCTGTGGAAGTGGCTGGGGCTTACTTTCTTTCTCTGCCTGAAAATATTTTTCATCATCATGTGCCTCATGACCCTCCTGGAGGTCATGAAATTTCTCGACTGGATCGGCTCCATCGTCAAATTCTTCGCCCCCCTGCTCAAGTTCATGGGTCTCGGCGAAAAGGTGGGGCTGCTCTGGGTGACGGCCATCATTTTCGGCCTGGCTTATGGTGGAGCCGTCATTGTTGAAGAGGCTCGGGCAGGACACGTCTCCCCGGAGGATCTGGAAATGTTGCACCTGTCCATCGGCATCAACCATTCCATGGTCGAAGATCCCCCTCTTTTCATCTCCCTAGGCCTGAACGCTTGCTGGCTTTATATCCCCCGCCTCGTTGTGGCCGTTATTACACTACATCTGATAAGACTGTGGCGCACCGGATTTACCCGCCCGGGGAACTGA